The Etheostoma cragini isolate CJK2018 chromosome 5, CSU_Ecrag_1.0, whole genome shotgun sequence genome contains a region encoding:
- the nkx3-1 gene encoding homeobox protein Nkx-3.1, with translation MSGPVKPLTSFLIEDILSPEDSTGSNDKRCSHKRERRTQWEEGAQKSSEQRCRQGTASRDQTACLSLDPSQSLDPSLGLDPSLGLDPSLDLDPSLGLDPSLDQDPSLGLDPSLDLDPSLGLGPSLVLDPSLGLGPSLGLNPSLGLDPSLGLDPSLGLGPSLDQDPSRSDSSSESGCFSSSAGKQKRSRAAFTHLQVLELEKKFNHQKYLSAPERAHLAGTLRLTETQVKIWFQNRRYKTKRKQQTSRFCRDVCKAEGLGDELLRSSLISSFCKAYQYRPFLWDYRGPWGPTALW, from the exons ATGTCCGGCCCGGTCAAACCTCTGACCTCCTTCCTCATAGAGGACATCTTGTCCCCGGAGGACAGCACAGGTTCTAACGACAAACGGTGTTCACACAAGAGGGAAAGACGCACCCAGTGGGAGGAAGGAGCCCAGAAGTCGTCAGAGCAACGCTGCCGTCAGGGGACGGCGTCCAGGGATCAGACGG CGTGTCTGAGTCTGGATCCGTCCCAGAGTCTGGACCCGTCCCTGGGTCTGGACCCGTCCCTGGGTCTGGACCCGTCCCTGGATCTGGACCCATCCCTGGGTCTGGACCCGTCCCTGGATCAGGACCCGTCCCTGGGTCTGGACCCGTCCCTGGATCTGGACCCGTCCCTAGGTCTGGGCCCGTCCCTGGTTCTGGACCCATCCCTGGGTCTGGGCCCGTCCCTGGGTCTGAACCCGTCCCTGGGTCTGGACCCGTCCCTGGGTCTGGACCCGTCCCTGGGTCTGGGCCCGTCCCTGGATCAGGACCCGTCCCGCTCCGACTCCTCCTCGGAGTCCGGCTGCTTCTCGTCCTCTGCGGGGAAGCAGAAGCGCTCCAGAGCTGCGTTCACACACCTGCAGGTGCTGGAACTGGAGAAGAAGTTCAACCACCAGAAGTACCTGTCGGCCCCGGAGAGGGCTCACCTGGCCGGCACCTTAAGACTAACCGAGACGCAGGTGAAGATCTGGTTCCAGAACCGCAGGTACAAGACCAAACGGAAGCAGCAAACGTCCCGGTTCTGCAGGGACGTGTGCAAAGCAGAGGGACTGGGGGACGAGCTGCTCCGATCGTCCCTGATCTCGTCCTTCTGCAAAGCCTACCAGTACAGACCCTTCCTGTGGGACTACAGGGGCCCCTGGGGGCCCACGGCGCTATGGTGA
- the LOC117944273 gene encoding mitoferrin-1-like: protein HGLLVSFPGSVVKQRMQMYNSPYRGLWDCLQTVTRTEGIGAFYRSYSTQLTMNVPFQAVHFITYELMQEQLNPHRHYYPGSHIVSGAAAGAISAAITTPLDVCKTLLNTQENVALNSVNISGHLSGMANAFRTVYRLGGLPAFFKGAQARVIYQMPSTAIAWSVYEFFKYFLTKQQQLQQEARRM from the coding sequence catggaTTACTTGTGTCCTTCCCTGGCTCAGTGGTGAAGCAGAGGATGCAAATGTACAACTCGCCGTATCGAGGGCTTTGGGACTGCCTCCAGACGGTGACGCGCACCGAGGGAATCGGAGCCTTCTACCGCAGCTACAGCACGCAGCTGACCATGAACGTCCCCTTCCAGGCCGTTCACTTCATCACCTACGAGCTGATGCAGGAGCAGCTGAACCCGCACAGACACTACTACCCCGGCAGCCACATCGTGTCGGGGGCGGCGGCGGGGGCCATTTCCGCAGCAATAACCACGCCGCTCGACGTCTGCAAGACTCTGCTCAACACGCAGGAGAACGTGGCGCTCAACTCGGTGAACATCAGCGGACACTTGTCGGGCATGGCCAACGCCTTCAGGACCGTGTACCGGCTCGGCGGTTTGCCGGCTTTCTTCAAAGGGGCCCAAGCCCGCGTGATATACCAGATGCCCTCCACCGCCATCGCGTGGTCGGTGTACGAGTTCTTCAAGTACTTCCTcaccaagcagcagcagctgcaacagGAGGCCAGACGGATGTAA